The DNA window agtgaaaatgataccttgcagcatgtggagacaacgtgctgaagaaacaagcagagaagaaggcggtctgcacagtcaactcagcagaaggagtccgagctgaagaactcgagaagctgccatatctgcctgaagaaacaagcagagaagaatgcagcatgctcAGTTAACtcggcagaaagagtctgagatgaagaactcgttttgaccctcaaattcttgggtcgacttactaggcgttgtgggctgcacgtgctgattcaccacccttgaatcaaatccttaaagatcatgTCACCAACGGGAAGAAGAGCTCATCaaccttgaagatcataccgttgaccaaactgctcaggtgtgaattagaaagattgaacaaagaaacaggttgtcacctttacctcgtgcctgcttaccatgtgttcgagtcaaccttcaagaatcaagcctcaacggcccttgaagaagcttccagccaaattcaaaatcaagcctcgacggccctggaagaaatcacaagtccgattcaagattaagtgtctaccacccttgaatcaaaacctagttcaagaataagctgtggaaaatcaacaattggaggaatctagaaaatccttcaacccagttcaagatcaaagctgtggaaagtcaacaaagcgcaacaaaatacgtgtcgattcacccactaccaaagccaaagatcatctaccacatgaaactccttgtggtccaatttcaaccttcaagatcaagcctcgacggcccttgaagaaatttcaaacaacaattcaagatcaagcctcaacggcccttgaagaaatctcaagcccaattcaagatcaagcctcaacggcccttgaagaaatctccagcccaattcaagatcaagcctcgacggcccttggatcgacatctatagtaagggacttcaaaacacatctcctacacgtgacaagcacatgtatacgacgtgccttgaagtgggggcatttgtagacatcgaaatttcggtaaataaatgttgaccgataaatcaaagtgtcaacgctcatgtattacataaattttacacgtagcgtgtgactcaacgaaaattgaaatgagttggaaaagtcatcaaataggacacgtgtcaacacctggcagaaacgacttatttcatctgggatattatattcaaaattaggccttggaaaattctataaatacaagcccatttcattcatttaagggagaccaaaaatcattaggcaaaactcttgaagctctgaagctctgaaactccgaagctctcaagcatccaggttcccgaagaatcaagaaagcgttcttcgttcatcgttcatcataagatcaagccccaacggccctttggatcaataatcatccaccaattcaagatcaagccccgacggcccttgaagaaagtgttcttcgttcttcgttcttcgttcattgttcttccaagatcaagccccgacggcccttggatcaaccatccaccaattcaagatcaagccccgacggcccttgaagagaGCACCattgttcatcatccgttcatccaagatcaagccccaacggccctttggatcaacaacgtcgacaaatccacacatccaaccgtccttcaagatcaagcccaaaagcccttaaagatccgttcatcactgttcttcaagatcaagcccaaaagcccttggagatccgttcgtcactgttcttcaaagatcaagcccaaaagcccctttgaagatccgctcaaatccaccttcaaagatcaagcccacggccccttgaagaaacttctaactgttcatccaagaacaagcctcgacggcccttggatcaacgaaacaccaaccaatcaacaccttacggagatcgaatcagaggatcaaaatagagagagattgtaacccaaaatcatcaaatacaaatatttgtttgtgcacgtcgttgttcttgtctctttcgtttcaggaattttccgtgttcacaaaaatcacacaaaaaaagCCCCAAATTTAACGAAAATTTGTGCACAACctagaaatttaaaggaaaaaatCTACGAAAACTTAACTAAAACCCAATTATATTGAATAAGAAAATTTGAAGCATATCTTTACATGCAATAGATGCAGAAGGTACCTTAAGCACCCAGGAATAGTTTGAGACCAACCTCGACGCCGACCTTCACCGGAATCGTCGAAAAACGTGGGAAAGCTCTAAGGAGTTTTCGAAAATCCTCGTTGAAACCATAACAAATCGAGGCATGCAACGGGTGTTTCTTGTTCCTGAGATGAAAGGGACACGATTGGTAAAACGATGAGGTTTGATTCGACGGCTTTCGAACGGAAATAGCTCGCCGTCGTCATCCGGAGAGAATagcgagagggaagagagaagggaagaacaaaataaataaagtgtATATATCTTTTCTCAGACAGTGGCAGAGAAGTAATAAATCAACTTAACAGGGTCAAAATGGAAAGCACACTGTGCTTATAAACAGTAAAtcagttagttttgagttttagtataGATTAATTTTTGGTATCTAATCGAAACTTATTAAGTGTCATTTTTCTCTGTAATTAAAATTACTTAATCATTTTCAATTCATTGCGTTCCAATTGTAAATTTATTGTGTCTCAAGTTCAAAACTTTCCTTTATATCAATtacattaaatataacataatgcacattaaatataacatattgcaatcatattaaatataacataatgcACATCTCAAAATTACCATTACCATCCATAATCAAAATTATTAGCCTAACCCGCCATACATTTTCCTCCAAaatataaaactcaaaattctaCCACCTACTACTAATTGGACTCCAACCACCACCGCCTTCGCTCAATTCCCGCTGCTGCTCGGCGTCCCTCTCCAACCCCAAACTCCGAATCTTTAGCTGAAACTGCATCAACGCCGTCAAAAACCTCACTGCCTGCCCCGAGCTCAGCAAATCCACCAGCTTCGTCGCCATCGTCGTCCTCAGCAAGTTGGCATTCTCCACCACGGTCTCCAATGCCGACTTAAGCGACTTGATCACCGCGTCGTCCTCCACGATCTCCCCGTGTCCGGCCCTCCCGTACCGCCGCACCGCATCCATGAACGGCGGCGCCGCCACGCTCTCGTGAATCTTGGCGAGCTTGTCGTTGAGCGCGCGCTCCTCGACCCGGGTCGCCTCCCTCAGCCGGGCCATCCTGACCCGCTGCTGGTCGCTCAAATCGGGCACCGACTCGGTCACGAGCCGGAATACGATACCCGGTTTGTACCCGGCGATCCAAAGCAGGCTCCTTTCGTAGGAAGTATACCACGTCGGCGAGAAAGCCAGTAAAACATCCCGCTGTCCAAGTCGCGATTTCTCGTCGTAATACTGCTGGTAATGGAAGAGAACCCGAGACACCAAATCTCGGAGGTCTTCATCTCGGGCCTCGTCGATCGTCTGCTGGGCCGATcagggccggcccaggcccagtgcaggAGGGGCGACCGTTCAGGGtccaaaaaaattaggggcaccaaaattattagggcggtatatttatatatgtttttataagagtataaatttataaaatttgattcaaagacacagaaatttaactagaagtggtggtttgtcatttgaaaataataaggaggtcttgggttcaaaacaccatgtgtgcttatttactttcctttcttttacaaatttctttttataagagtataaatttagaaaatttggttaaatgatcaagaagtttaattagaaacaatgatttttgttgtttaaaattaacaagaggtcctaagttcgaaatgctatgtacatgtttattcttttcaatttttacaaatttttgtttggttggtaatttatttttagttactatctagtagctatgtgggttgttatttttaaatattcgttttaattcaagtctaatcttcaacaaagaataatacgtggaccaaatttgcaaattatatgacgtgtcatcaaaatgtttaatttagtaaaactcgaaaacatcattattttttagtcccatattgacaaggttagtaaataagaaaaaacacctcacgatttattcaaaaacacattcaaagttcaaatggaaaacaaaactcatcatctatcttcttgtaagcccgaagtttttttgtttccctctctcaatacaaaataaattagtttttatgtgtttctaaattattgagtttgaagtgtttttctaagtataattttttcgatGTCTTATGtgcgaaaataaataattttcttacatgaagttagggcacttttttttacgtcgccccgggcctcaaaaatctctagaCCGGCCCTGGGGCCGATAAGAGCTCATCGAGGAAGTGTTCTTGCCGGACCAGCCAGCGCTCGTAGATTGCCTCGAATGAGTTCGACGCATTGCCGCTGTGAGAGCCGTTTGTCAttgtttgctatgtgcttatatgatcttggTTACtcttcatattgtcaattggttttacggTGGAacccaatttcatcatggtatcagagcaagagTAAGGTTgtccacgtgtgaagcccaacggccaCACTTATTCCACGTTACCCAGTTGTTGTTCACGTGTAAGCTTGAAAATCCGCCGCggggggcgtgttgagagttgtcttacattggtgagggacaaggtgttatgtgcttatatgatattggactactctccatattgccaGGCGACGAAAAACAGAGAGATGGGTGGGATTAAATAGGAGGTGGGATTCGAAAGGTGGGGGATTtcttttgggattttggtttttgatttgCTTTGTGGGCAAGTAATGCGGATACTTCGAGAGCAAAGAGAGAGAGGATTGTCAtaacccaaaacaaaaacagcAAAGCTTTCTGGGGTTCTAATGGCGACAAAAAACAGAGAGATGGGTGGGATTAAATAGGAGGTGGAATTCGAAAggagggggattttggtttttgatttgCTTTGTGGGCAAGTAATGCTAATGGGGTGAGGATACTTCGAGAGCAATGTTCatgcattttgtttttcaaagagagagagagagagagaggaggggggGGAATTAGGTTTGGGGATGCCCGGATGACGGGGCAACACGTCTCCAAGCTGCCAAGTGGAGGGATTGTGTGAAGCCAAGTCAtcgtttttgggttttgggggtGGTGGTGGGGAGGTTAAACCCTCGGGGGAGGGATGTCTTTCTAAACAGGCAATGTTTGCATTGGTGCAAGTGGGGGGAAGTTGTTAAATGGCTAAGAAGTGCAATACTTTGACAAACAATAGGCGTAACGTTGGGCTTAACTGTATCCACATGGCTTATTCGCATATCCCTTTTGCACATTGTATGTCGGGGCAAATAGAGTATGAAAGGCAACATATTTATAAGTGCCTTGAAGCAATCTTTCATCCTTCGTCACAACCATAACCCACatgctacaaaaaaaaaaatttccaacaaaaCTTTTGTAGCACATGCAACCATATGGGAAGAAATATGAGACTGAAATGTCCTAAACTGCTTAAGCATTGAGTTTATCATATTCTAAACAGGATTGACATAACCAAGACAATTACAAATAGCTCCACACAAATAAGAATTTGAAAGCTTCAAGTCATATAAATGAAAACTTCGTTTGTTTAAAACAACAACTGACATAAAACAGGTAAGGTTCAAAGCAATGGCAGGAAAagtaaagaaaaacaagaaaagaaaaaccacaAGCAGCATATCTTTGTCCTTCTTTAGCCTTCTTGAACTTTGAGGTACGAGTCTCTAATTGCACTCATTTTTCCGACAACCATATTCAAAAGCATCCGCTCTTTTGGTGATACTGCACAGCAGGAGAGTCCTATCTGCATCACATCAAACAAGCATTCCTCTACCTTTTTTGCTTTCACCACTCTGTGATTGTTACGTCTGGGCAGCGCAGTCCTTTCGTATCTGTCATCGTTAACACTACCATCAACTTCAAGGTCGAGGAGCAATGAAGGGTCAACAACATCCATGACATGGTCAGGCAAAGCCATGGCTGCGAATTTGTAAATGCTTAGACCTTCAATGAACATGTCATCAGTAGGTGTTTTTCCTGTGAACATTTCTAGCAAGAGTATCCCGTAGCTATAAACATCTCCCAGTATGGAAACTTGGCCTCCCATGCCGTACTCTGCAGTGACATACATATAAACGATAAGATGTCACATGCAATTGACTATTAAAATTGATATCTTATTTCAGATTAATGTTACTTGTTTCCAGGAAAAAGAGTCAATAGTGTATCTTTAATAAATAGAATTTAATTAGTTGGTTTTTAGTAATAAGTTAATAagaattgaaaaatgaaattagAATGATGGAATCTCATACCTGGAGGAATGTAACCTATAGAACCCTTTAGTTGCGATGACATTGTTTGACTGAGGGAATGATCATTTGATGCTTCCAAGAGGAACCTTGCTAAACCAAAGTCCCCAACATGCGCTACCATGTCTTCATCAAGAAGTACATTGCTCGGCTTTAGATCACAATGAACAATGGACGTTTCACAATGGTTGTGGAGATAATCTAACGCAGAAGCAACATCAATGGCTATGTTCAATCTTTGCATAAAATTCAATCTCTTACTTGGAGGTTGCTCCTCGTCTCTAGGATGCAACCACGAGTCAAGACTTCCATTTCGCATGAACTCGAAGACTAGACTTTTGAAGTCTCTACCATGATTATCAATGCTTGAGCATGCAGTTATGATCTTGAGAAGATTTCGGTGCCTGACACTTCTTAAAGCTTTGCATTCATCATTGAAACTCTTAGACGCTCCTTGTTGTTGAAGGTTTAATACCTTAACAGCAACTACCGTTCCATCGCTAGGAATTACCCCTTTAAAAACAGAACCAAAACTTCCCGAACCAATCAAATTATCCACAGAGAAACCGTTAGTCGAAGCAACAAGCTGTGAGTAGGAAACACCTAATTTCCAATCCTTATAAGAACGTGAAGTTACAAGTTCATCTCTTGACTTTTTTAGCATTGAACGAGCACCGAAGAAGCATGATAGAGCAATTATGAATGCAAGTGCACAAGATATAGGGATGACTACTTTTGGGGAAAGTAGTCCTCGAGATGAATGGTGTTTATTTTTGGGGCATGCAGGTTGATGTAATTCTGGGATACCACCACATAGCCTATGATTTCCCAGAACTGAGACACCACTGACATTTGAAAAAATTCCTTCTTTAGGCAACTCGCCTTCAAAATCATTATGCGAAAGATTGAGATACTTAAGTGCTCGAAGCTTGCTTATGAATTCAGGAATCTGCCCAGATAAGTTATTGCTTGAAATGTCAAGTTCTTCCAAGCCCTTTAAATCTTTAAGAGACTGAGGAATTGTTCCTTCAAATTTGTTGTCGTCCAAGTACAAGCCCCCCAAACTGGTACAACGGCCGATGGTGCTGGGGATTTCCCCTGATAACTTGTTGTTTGATACATTTAGCACTGTGAGATGCACCAAATCACCCACTTCACTTGGCAATGAACCAGTCAAATAATTTCCAGATAGGTCTAAACGACCTGAAAGGGTTGAAATCTCCATAAGCTTTTTAGGTATGCTGCCCGTTAGATTGTTATTATTAAGTAAAAGTTTC is part of the Malus domestica chromosome 12, GDT2T_hap1 genome and encodes:
- the LOC103414620 gene encoding protein ZW2-like; translated protein: MTNGSHSGNASNSFEAIYERWLVRQEHFLDELLSAPGPTIDEARDEDLRDLVSRVLFHYQQYYDEKSRLGQRDVLLAFSPTWYTSYERSLLWIAGYKLAKIHESVAAPPFMDAVRRYGRAGHGEIVEDDAVIKSLKSALETVVENANLLRTTMATKLVDLLSSGQAVRFLTALMQFQLKIRSLGLERDAEQQRELSEGGGGWSPISSRW
- the LOC139187423 gene encoding probable LRR receptor-like serine/threonine-protein kinase At3g47570: MLGNESDRLALLDFKKRITEDPLSVMSSWNHSIHFCSWVGIACHRATQRVLILDLEDKQLVGSIPPSIGNLTRLIEISLGINEFHGEIPQELGRLRTLESLNLSFNSLGGKIPTNMSHCTQLRVFDLLSNKIIGSIPRQLSSWLSLTLLKLGGNDLSGTIPGWIGNFSSLRGLGLAHNNFQGSIPNELGHITTLQIFLVGGNNLSGMLPSSIYNISSIYMFGVQINQLHGELPPNLGIMLPNLEVFLCDINNFTGNIPVSLSNASRLQRIDFSTNGFTGTVPGESLGSLRSLISLNFGENRLGNGKLGDLSFLNFLANCTSLKKLGLGYNHFGGEIPRSIANLSTQLQVLYLGVNLLHGSLPNGIGNLINLADLDMTYTYLAGVVPEEIGKLKKMKRLALNANKFSGPIPSSLGNITSLTELYMDGNSFEGSIPPSLGNCKNLLKLLLNNNNLTGSIPKKLMEISTLSGRLDLSGNYLTGSLPSEVGDLVHLTVLNVSNNKLSGEIPSTIGRCTSLGGLYLDDNKFEGTIPQSLKDLKGLEELDISSNNLSGQIPEFISKLRALKYLNLSHNDFEGELPKEGIFSNVSGVSVLGNHRLCGGIPELHQPACPKNKHHSSRGLLSPKVVIPISCALAFIIALSCFFGARSMLKKSRDELVTSRSYKDWKLGVSYSQLVASTNGFSVDNLIGSGSFGSVFKGVIPSDGTVVAVKVLNLQQQGASKSFNDECKALRSVRHRNLLKIITACSSIDNHGRDFKSLVFEFMRNGSLDSWLHPRDEEQPPSKRLNFMQRLNIAIDVASALDYLHNHCETSIVHCDLKPSNVLLDEDMVAHVGDFGLARFLLEASNDHSLSQTMSSQLKGSIGYIPPEYGMGGQVSILGDVYSYGILLLEMFTGKTPTDDMFIEGLSIYKFAAMALPDHVMDVVDPSLLLDLEVDGSVNDDRYERTALPRRNNHRVVKAKKVEECLFDVMQIGLSCCAVSPKERMLLNMVVGKMSAIRDSYLKVQEG